The nucleotide sequence CCGATCATCGCTTCGGCGGGCATCGTCGGCGTGGCGCTCGGGTTCGGCGCGCAGAACCTGGTCAAGGACTTCCTGTCCGGCATGTTCATGATGATCGAGGACCAGTACGGCGTCGGTGACGTCGTCGACGTCGGTGAGGCGTCCGGCACCGTCGAGGCCGTCGGCCTCCGGATCACCACCTTGCGTGACATCAACGGCACCGTCTGGTACGTCCGCAACGGCGAGGTGCTGCGGGTCGGCAACTCGAGCCAGGGCTTCGCGGTGGCCGTCGTCGACGTCCCGCTCAGCTACTCCGCCGACGTCGAAAAGGCCACCGAACTGATGGCCGAGAAGGCGAAGACGCTCCTGGAGAGCGAGGGGCTCGCACCGAACGTGCTGGAGCCGCCGGAGATGCTCGGCGTGGAGACCGTCACCCCCGAGAGCATCAAGCTCCGCCTGACGGTGAAGGTCCGGCCGGGCAAGCAGTGGGCCGTGCAGCGCGCGCTGCGGGCGCATCTGCTCGCCGCGTTCGACGAAGCCGGCTTCGAGCCACCTCTGGGGCGCTTTATGTCGTCCGGCCCCGCCGCGCAGTAGGACAAGGGCAGAATGGAGCTGTGTCCGTGACCGAACCTGACCCCACCACCTTGTACGAAGCGATCGGCGGCGAACCGGTCTTCACCCGGATCGTCGCTCGGTTCTACGCCGAAGTGGCGGTCGACGAGGTGCTTCGCCCGCTGTACCCCGAGGAGGACCTCGGCCCGGCCGAGGAGCGTTTCCGGCTGTTCCTCATGCAGTACTGGGGCGGTCCGCACACCTATTCGGATCAGCGCGGTCACCCTCGGCTGCGGATGCGGCACGCTCCGTTCAAGATCGGTCCGATCGAACGCGACGCCTGGCTGCGCTGCATCAAGATCGCGGTCGACGAGGAGAAGATCGAGGAGCCCTACCGCTCGCAGCTGTGGGCGTACCTCGAGATGGCCGCCAACAGCATGATGAACAGCTTCGTGTGATGGAACGCGACGTGGCTTGGTGGGCCCAGGCGGTCTTCTACCAGGTCTACGTACGCTCGTTCGCCGATTCGGACGGGGACGGCGTCGGTGACCTCGAAGGCATCCGCGGCAAGCTCGGGTACCTGGAGCTGCTCGGGGTCGACGCGCTGTGGCTGACGCCGTTCTACCGGTCCCCCATGGCCGACCACGGCTACGACATCGCCGACCCGCGCGACGTCGACCCGATGTTCGGCACCCTCG is from Amycolatopsis lurida and encodes:
- a CDS encoding mechanosensitive ion channel family protein; the encoded protein is MNLLPTEPPACTREVGSLCYQVFQVTKNEWLSASAGWLLTKPLRILMIVAVAFLLRYLVRRLINRVTRMPGGGSSKLPALLRPLREKAPEVLGSAVMERRRQRAATIGSVLKSMATFLIYGLAFILVLGELGIDLAPIIASAGIVGVALGFGAQNLVKDFLSGMFMMIEDQYGVGDVVDVGEASGTVEAVGLRITTLRDINGTVWYVRNGEVLRVGNSSQGFAVAVVDVPLSYSADVEKATELMAEKAKTLLESEGLAPNVLEPPEMLGVETVTPESIKLRLTVKVRPGKQWAVQRALRAHLLAAFDEAGFEPPLGRFMSSGPAAQ
- a CDS encoding globin, coding for MSVTEPDPTTLYEAIGGEPVFTRIVARFYAEVAVDEVLRPLYPEEDLGPAEERFRLFLMQYWGGPHTYSDQRGHPRLRMRHAPFKIGPIERDAWLRCIKIAVDEEKIEEPYRSQLWAYLEMAANSMMNSFV